GTAAGAATTGTTGCAACAGGAACATTTGATCTTTTGCATCCGGGTCATATATTTTATCTAAATGAATCAAAAAAACTTGGCGATGAACTCTGTGTTATTATCGCCCGTGATGCAAACATAAAGCATAAACCAAAGCCTGTTGTGCCTGAAAAACAGCGTCTTTTCATGATAGAGTCGCTAAAAGTTGTAGATAAAGCACTACTTGGAGACATTCATGATATG
The genomic region above belongs to Methanomicrobium antiquum and contains:
- a CDS encoding FAD synthase, with the protein product MVATGTFDLLHPGHIFYLNESKKLGDELCVIIARDANIKHKPKPVVPEKQRLFMIESLKVVDKALLGDIHDMFKPIEEIQPDIITIGFNQYFDIEKLKKQLEERGIRADVVRVGGFEGENEGFCSSRSIMQQILKKRCNEEKEE